A section of the Chryseobacterium ginsenosidimutans genome encodes:
- the bioD gene encoding dethiobiotin synthase → MQLFITGIGTEVGKTVCSAILTKYFNADYWKPIQSGDLHFSDSMKIQDWVGENVFIHPETYRLQLSASPHQSAAEEGISININDFQLPETQNNLIVEGAGGLMVPISDSEFMIDLIEKLNIPTALVVRNYLGCINHSLLSIMALNQKKINLKYLILNGDFPLDTERIICKNIQPKTKIIRIPNIENITKENITNITKQLTKIENG, encoded by the coding sequence ATGCAATTATTCATAACCGGAATCGGAACTGAAGTAGGAAAAACCGTCTGTTCGGCAATTTTAACGAAATATTTTAATGCTGATTATTGGAAGCCCATTCAGTCTGGGGATTTACATTTTTCAGATAGTATGAAAATTCAAGATTGGGTTGGTGAAAATGTTTTTATTCATCCTGAAACATATCGCTTACAATTGTCAGCATCACCTCATCAATCGGCTGCGGAAGAAGGAATTTCCATTAATATCAATGATTTTCAACTTCCTGAGACTCAAAATAATTTAATCGTAGAAGGAGCGGGCGGATTGATGGTTCCTATTTCTGACAGTGAATTTATGATTGATTTAATTGAAAAATTAAATATTCCTACTGCGCTTGTTGTGAGAAATTATTTAGGCTGCATCAATCACAGTTTATTGTCGATTATGGCTTTAAACCAAAAAAAAATTAATCTAAAATATTTGATTCTTAACGGAGATTTTCCACTTGATACAGAAAGAATTATTTGTAAAAATATTCAACCAAAAACGAAAATTATCAGAATTCCCAACATCGAAAATATAACAAAAGAAAATATAACAAATATTACAAAACAATTAACAAAAATAGAAAATGGATAA
- a CDS encoding aminotransferase class I/II-fold pyridoxal phosphate-dependent enzyme: MLKNFNHFHETLEKRKKKGTLRVLQPKSEKIDFYSNDYLGFARNNELQNSLLIKIIENPQLLSGSTGSRLISGNSSTVIETENYIAKQHQYSSALLFSSGYNANLALFSSLPRRHDIIIIDEKIHRSVHDGCKMSHAKKLKFKHNNTEDLEQILKRQDGNCYIAIESLYSMDGDFAPIQEIAEIAEKYNANLIVDEAHAFGVFGYGLVEKYQLQSKVLATVVTYGKALGAHGAAILCDDIIKSYLINFASPFIYTTSAQDIQWMSIKTGYEFLKLKSELSIKLQENIKIFRQQNLRTSSSENSPIQAIVIPDNDRLKIVKETLLDNGFLTYPVFSPTVKEGTERLRICLHSFNTEEEIIQLTRIIKEFTCNYS; the protein is encoded by the coding sequence ATGCTTAAAAATTTCAACCATTTTCATGAAACTTTAGAAAAAAGGAAGAAAAAGGGAACGCTGAGAGTTTTACAGCCAAAATCAGAAAAAATAGATTTTTATTCTAATGATTATTTGGGATTTGCCAGAAATAATGAACTACAAAATTCATTGTTAATTAAAATCATAGAAAATCCTCAATTATTGTCAGGAAGTACTGGTTCAAGGCTAATAAGCGGAAATAGTTCAACTGTTATTGAGACTGAAAATTATATTGCAAAACAACATCAATATTCATCTGCATTACTTTTTTCTTCGGGTTACAATGCCAATTTAGCTTTATTTTCCTCGCTTCCTCGCCGTCATGACATAATTATTATTGATGAAAAAATTCATCGTTCTGTACATGATGGATGTAAAATGTCCCATGCAAAAAAACTGAAATTTAAACATAATAATACTGAAGATTTAGAACAAATTTTAAAAAGGCAAGATGGAAATTGTTATATCGCGATTGAAAGCCTTTATTCGATGGATGGAGATTTTGCACCAATTCAGGAGATTGCTGAAATCGCTGAGAAATACAATGCTAATTTAATTGTTGATGAAGCTCATGCTTTTGGAGTTTTCGGATATGGTTTGGTTGAAAAATATCAACTACAAAGTAAAGTTCTGGCTACAGTTGTAACCTACGGAAAGGCTTTAGGAGCACATGGTGCAGCGATTTTATGTGACGATATTATTAAATCCTACCTTATCAATTTTGCATCACCTTTCATCTACACAACCTCAGCCCAAGACATCCAATGGATGAGTATAAAAACGGGGTATGAATTCTTAAAATTAAAAAGTGAATTATCAATAAAATTACAAGAAAACATTAAAATTTTTCGTCAGCAAAATTTAAGAACCTCCTCTTCTGAAAACAGCCCGATTCAGGCGATTGTAATTCCCGATAATGATCGATTGAAAATAGTAAAGGAAACTTTATTGGATAACGGATTTTTAACCTATCCCGTTTTCAGCCCGACTGTAAAAGAAGGAACTGAAAGATTGAGAATTTGTCTGCATAGTTTTAACACAGAAGAAGAAATTATACAACTCACAAGAATTATCAAAGAATTTACATGCAATTATTCATAA
- a CDS encoding aminotransferase-like domain-containing protein → MDSPVEIPYKSFIKIDRNSNISIYMQIANQLINAIQRGYLPFGTKLPGTRILSEVLEVHRNTIVSVYEELFAQGWIEILPNKGTFIIGKEQDKPIKIKNFENNSLENYPKTAGFSFKTSNILDNPFEHSNCEFIFNDGIPDIRLTQIDQQSRIYSSTLKRKAHKIGQYNQDGSEFFKKNLSQYLNLSRGLPISKNNLLITRSTEMSIYIVSEILLSEGDTVLVGELSYFSVNMIFQKAGVNIKSIPIDNEGINVEEVRKICEKQKIRMLYLTPHHHYPTTVTLSAQRRLELLNLASEFGFIILEDDYDYEFHYDKSPILPLASADTSGMVVYIGSFGKSLAPGFRTGFIVAPENLMIEMRKYLGIIDRQGDVLMEHVLGEMIAEGEINRYLKKSLKIYQERRDYFSLLLEQNLGEFLNFQKPSGGLAIWIEWKFSINLMQFSRECAKNNLFIPKTLLYQNKNLTAMRLGYGNFNCNEMEKSIEIFHKTLKSLILL, encoded by the coding sequence ATGGATAGTCCGGTTGAAATTCCTTACAAAAGCTTCATTAAAATTGATAGAAATTCTAATATTTCTATATATATGCAAATTGCAAATCAGTTAATCAATGCTATTCAGAGAGGGTATCTTCCTTTTGGAACAAAACTTCCCGGAACAAGAATTTTAAGTGAAGTCCTTGAAGTTCATAGAAATACGATTGTAAGTGTTTATGAAGAATTATTCGCTCAAGGCTGGATAGAAATCCTCCCCAATAAAGGAACATTTATCATTGGAAAAGAACAAGACAAACCTATAAAAATCAAGAATTTTGAAAATAACAGTCTCGAAAATTATCCAAAAACAGCAGGATTTTCTTTTAAAACATCAAATATTTTAGATAATCCTTTTGAGCATTCAAACTGTGAATTTATCTTTAACGACGGTATTCCGGATATTCGTTTGACTCAGATTGATCAGCAATCCAGAATTTACAGTTCGACTTTAAAACGGAAAGCTCATAAAATCGGACAATACAATCAAGATGGAAGTGAATTTTTTAAGAAAAACCTTTCCCAGTATTTAAATTTATCAAGAGGTTTACCCATTTCAAAGAATAATCTACTCATTACAAGAAGTACAGAAATGAGTATTTATATTGTTTCTGAAATTTTGTTATCAGAAGGAGATACGGTTTTGGTTGGCGAATTAAGTTATTTTTCAGTGAATATGATTTTTCAAAAAGCAGGAGTAAATATTAAATCGATTCCTATTGATAATGAAGGAATTAATGTTGAAGAAGTAAGAAAAATCTGCGAAAAGCAGAAAATAAGAATGCTTTACCTTACTCCGCATCACCATTATCCGACGACTGTTACTCTGAGTGCTCAGCGAAGATTGGAATTATTAAATCTCGCCAGCGAATTTGGTTTTATTATACTTGAAGATGATTATGATTACGAATTCCATTACGATAAAAGCCCCATTTTGCCTTTGGCGAGTGCTGATACAAGTGGAATGGTTGTTTATATCGGTTCTTTCGGAAAATCTCTTGCGCCGGGTTTTCGAACGGGATTTATTGTTGCGCCCGAAAATCTTATGATCGAAATGCGAAAATATCTCGGAATTATTGATAGACAAGGCGATGTATTAATGGAACATGTGTTGGGCGAGATGATCGCAGAAGGTGAAATTAATCGCTATCTTAAAAAATCACTTAAAATTTATCAGGAAAGAAGAGATTATTTTTCTTTACTTCTTGAGCAGAATTTGGGCGAATTTCTCAATTTTCAGAAACCGTCTGGTGGACTTGCTATTTGGATAGAATGGAAATTTTCGATTAATTTAATGCAATTCAGTCGTGAATGTGCAAAAAACAACTTATTTATTCCAAAAACGTTACTTTATCAGAATAAAAATCTTACAGCAATGAGATTGGGATATGGAAATTTTAATTGTAATGAAATGGAAAAAAGCATTGAGATTTTTCACAAAACTTTAAAATCACTTATCTTATTATAA
- a CDS encoding ligase-associated DNA damage response exonuclease → MKLITFTNKGIYCPQGKFYIDPWRPVDLAVITHGHADHARWGMKKYLCHHFTKPILHQRISPDIECQSVEYGEVIDMNGVKVSLHPAGHIIGSAQIRLEYKGYVSVISGDYKVQDDGLSTPFELVKCNEFVTESTFGLPIYNWLEVEDLNKKLQNWVLRNIENQKTSVFIGYSLGKAQRIMKAVEGLGKIHVHYSIGKLNEAFETVGINLPDYEIPDFRENVKHLQNEIVIVPPALLDSNIIKKIPNAATAICSGWMQVRGARRWRSADAGFPMSDHADWKGLLQAIKATEAEIVHVTHGQTEIFSKYLNELGIKSDVVETLYGDDDEEETEKEIIENSKL, encoded by the coding sequence TTGAAACTAATCACCTTCACAAATAAAGGAATTTATTGTCCGCAAGGAAAATTTTACATCGACCCTTGGAGACCTGTCGACTTGGCAGTAATTACTCATGGTCATGCTGATCACGCTCGTTGGGGAATGAAAAAATATCTTTGTCATCATTTTACAAAGCCGATTTTACATCAGAGAATTTCTCCGGATATTGAATGTCAAAGTGTTGAATATGGTGAAGTTATCGATATGAATGGCGTTAAAGTTTCACTACATCCCGCAGGTCACATCATCGGTTCCGCGCAGATTCGTCTGGAATATAAAGGATATGTAAGTGTGATTTCCGGGGATTATAAAGTTCAGGATGATGGTTTGAGTACACCTTTTGAATTGGTAAAATGCAATGAATTCGTTACTGAAAGCACTTTTGGACTTCCTATTTATAACTGGCTCGAAGTTGAAGATTTAAATAAAAAATTGCAGAATTGGGTTTTACGAAATATAGAAAATCAAAAAACTTCGGTATTTATAGGCTATTCTTTGGGTAAAGCTCAACGAATTATGAAAGCAGTTGAAGGCTTAGGGAAAATCCATGTTCACTATTCTATCGGAAAATTAAATGAAGCTTTTGAAACCGTCGGAATTAACCTTCCCGACTATGAAATTCCGGATTTTAGAGAAAACGTAAAACATTTGCAGAATGAAATTGTGATCGTTCCACCGGCTTTGTTAGACAGTAATATTATTAAGAAAATCCCAAACGCTGCAACGGCAATTTGCTCAGGCTGGATGCAGGTTCGCGGTGCTCGCAGATGGCGAAGTGCAGATGCAGGTTTTCCTATGAGCGATCACGCAGACTGGAAAGGTCTCTTACAAGCAATAAAAGCCACGGAAGCAGAAATTGTTCATGTTACACATGGGCAAACGGAAATTTTTTCTAAGTATTTGAATGAATTAGGAATAAAATCCGACGTTGTGGAAACATTGTATGGTGACGATGATGAAGAAGAAACAGAGAAAGAAATCATAGAAAATTCCAAGCTATGA
- a CDS encoding ATP-dependent DNA ligase, producing the protein MKHFADLINALESTNKTNAKIDAIIDYLERAPDEDKVWFIALFTGKRPKRNVNTNYMKEWALEITKLPFWLFQESYSSVGDLGETLSLILPPPTKTIDRTLSQWMNDIIGLKNKTDVEKKEFVLNSWDGLDYTERLIFNKLLGGSFRIGVSDKTLINSLTKFSDQESSTLTHSLMGKWLPDEISFKELISAEKINPDNSKPYPFCLAYPLEKELHELGTPDDWQIEYKWDGIRGQIIKRNDEVFIWSRGEELITEQFPEIAETVKQMKGNFVLDGEILAVKDGKVLNFNELQKRLNRKTLTKKMLSEIPIEVFTYDVLELEGTDLREKPISARRAMLEELLLNETPENIKLSQIINFENWEDLNEIRENSREINSEGLMLKQKNSPYHSGRKKGDWWKWKINPLTIDAVLIYAQKGSGRRSAYYTDYTFAVKNEDKLVTIAKAYSGLTDKEIMEVSKFVNKNAIEKFGPVRTVKAELVFEIAFEGIGFSNRHKSGVALRFPRIVRWRKDKTVDEIDELEEIKKLIQ; encoded by the coding sequence ATGAAACATTTTGCAGACTTAATCAATGCTTTGGAAAGTACCAATAAAACCAACGCCAAAATTGATGCGATCATCGATTATCTGGAACGGGCTCCGGATGAAGATAAAGTGTGGTTTATCGCTTTATTTACAGGAAAAAGACCGAAACGGAATGTCAATACGAACTATATGAAAGAATGGGCTTTGGAAATTACAAAATTACCGTTTTGGCTGTTTCAGGAAAGCTATTCTTCAGTGGGAGATCTTGGCGAAACTCTTTCGTTGATTTTGCCTCCTCCGACGAAAACAATTGACCGCACACTTTCTCAATGGATGAATGATATTATCGGTTTAAAAAATAAAACTGATGTTGAAAAAAAAGAATTTGTTTTAAACTCATGGGATGGTTTAGATTATACAGAGAGACTGATTTTCAATAAATTATTAGGAGGAAGTTTCCGTATCGGAGTTTCTGACAAGACGTTAATTAATTCTTTAACAAAGTTTTCAGATCAGGAATCAAGTACTTTGACACATAGTTTAATGGGGAAATGGCTGCCTGATGAAATTTCATTTAAAGAACTGATTTCTGCGGAAAAAATTAATCCCGACAATTCAAAACCTTATCCTTTCTGCTTAGCCTATCCTTTAGAAAAAGAATTACATGAACTTGGAACTCCCGATGACTGGCAAATTGAATACAAATGGGACGGAATTCGCGGACAAATTATCAAAAGAAACGACGAAGTTTTCATCTGGTCAAGGGGTGAAGAATTAATCACAGAACAGTTTCCGGAAATTGCTGAAACCGTAAAACAGATGAAAGGTAATTTTGTTTTAGATGGAGAAATACTTGCAGTAAAGGATGGTAAAGTTTTAAATTTTAATGAATTACAAAAAAGATTGAATAGGAAAACTTTAACTAAAAAAATGCTTTCCGAAATTCCTATTGAAGTTTTTACTTACGATGTACTAGAATTAGAAGGAACTGATTTACGGGAAAAACCCATCTCCGCAAGACGTGCAATGCTTGAAGAATTATTATTAAATGAAACTCCTGAAAATATTAAACTTTCTCAAATTATCAACTTTGAAAATTGGGAAGATTTAAACGAAATCAGAGAAAATTCACGGGAAATTAATAGTGAAGGTTTGATGTTGAAACAGAAAAATTCACCCTATCATTCCGGTCGAAAGAAAGGTGATTGGTGGAAATGGAAAATAAATCCACTGACCATTGATGCAGTTCTGATTTACGCTCAAAAAGGCAGTGGAAGGCGAAGTGCTTATTATACCGATTACACTTTTGCCGTCAAAAATGAAGATAAATTAGTTACAATTGCAAAAGCATATTCTGGTTTAACGGACAAGGAAATCATGGAAGTCAGCAAATTTGTCAACAAAAATGCAATTGAAAAATTCGGACCTGTGCGAACTGTAAAAGCTGAACTTGTTTTTGAAATTGCTTTTGAAGGAATTGGGTTCAGCAACCGTCACAAAAGCGGTGTCGCACTACGTTTTCCAAGAATTGTAAGATGGCGAAAAGATAAAACCGTCGATGAAATCGATGAATTGGAAGAAATAAAAAAATTAATACAATAA
- a CDS encoding ligase-associated DNA damage response DEXH box helicase: MATFENTNGFSVIQQWMAEKGISPFKFQIETWKKFGNGYSGMVVAPTGFGKTYSVFLALISDFLNHPEKYGKGLKMIWITPLRSLSKDIAKAMQEAIDEIGLDWAVGIRNGDTDPKVRQQQVKNMPEILVATPESLHLLLGQKNHPRFFQNLQSIVIDEWHELLGSKRGVIVELGISRLRKYVPKIKIWGITATIGNLDEAMEVLIPYDIKKTKVTAKEYKKIDIIPVFPDEVEILPWAGHLGHKLADKVVPIILNSKSTIVFTNTRSQSEMWYQLLLDVYPDFAGQIAIHHSSIDAHLRIWIEENLSNGKLKAVVSTSSLDLGIDFKPVDTVIQIGSAKGVARFLQRAGRSGHSPFETSKIYCVPTHSLELIEVAALKEAVRQNVIEPREPQVLCFDVLVQFLMTLAIGDGFYPEETYERIKQIYTFQEMTEDEWKSILDFLTIGGSALKSYEEYHKVVVMDDGLFKVTSRRIAMLHRMNMGAIVSDAMLKVKFISGGYIGMVEEYFISKLKKEEKFILAGRVLEVAMVKDMTVYVRLSKGKALAPSYLGGRLPLSSNLGHFLREKLSGALNPKASEKELKFLHPLLINQEERSHIPKEDEFLVELIKNREGYHLFMYPFEGRLVHEVMAALIAYRISKLAPISFSMAMNDYGFELFSDKEIPLNEENLSKILTRENLMVDVISSINSAEMARRKFRDIAVISGMVIQNFPGQQRSNKALQSSAGLIFKVLEDYDPNHFLVRQAYTEVFNMQLQEQRLVEAFKRIEKSKIILKFANTFTPLSFPIKVDSLRQTLTSENLDARIKRLVDQAKKVR; the protein is encoded by the coding sequence TTGGCTACTTTCGAAAATACCAATGGGTTTAGTGTCATTCAGCAATGGATGGCGGAAAAAGGTATTTCACCATTTAAATTTCAAATTGAAACCTGGAAAAAATTCGGAAACGGGTACAGTGGAATGGTTGTTGCACCGACCGGCTTCGGTAAAACATATTCTGTTTTTTTAGCATTAATTTCAGACTTTTTAAATCATCCTGAAAAATATGGAAAAGGATTAAAGATGATCTGGATAACTCCTCTTCGATCCCTCTCAAAAGATATCGCAAAAGCAATGCAGGAAGCGATTGATGAAATTGGGCTCGATTGGGCTGTTGGCATAAGAAATGGTGATACAGATCCTAAAGTAAGACAGCAACAGGTTAAAAATATGCCTGAAATTCTGGTTGCAACACCCGAAAGTTTACACTTGCTTTTAGGGCAAAAAAATCATCCCAGATTTTTTCAAAATCTTCAAAGTATTGTCATTGATGAATGGCATGAATTATTGGGTTCAAAACGTGGAGTTATTGTTGAATTAGGTATTTCTCGACTCAGAAAATACGTCCCAAAAATTAAGATTTGGGGGATTACAGCTACCATCGGAAATCTTGATGAAGCAATGGAAGTTTTAATTCCTTATGACATTAAGAAAACAAAAGTTACCGCCAAAGAATATAAAAAGATTGATATTATTCCTGTTTTTCCGGATGAAGTAGAAATTTTACCATGGGCAGGACATCTCGGACATAAATTAGCTGATAAAGTCGTTCCTATTATTTTAAATTCAAAATCGACCATTGTTTTTACAAATACACGAAGTCAAAGTGAAATGTGGTATCAATTATTGTTGGATGTTTATCCGGATTTTGCAGGTCAAATTGCAATTCATCACAGTTCAATTGATGCTCATTTAAGAATTTGGATTGAAGAAAATTTGAGTAATGGAAAATTAAAGGCTGTTGTTTCCACTTCATCTTTAGATTTAGGTATTGACTTTAAACCTGTTGATACTGTGATACAAATAGGTTCTGCAAAAGGGGTTGCGAGATTCCTTCAACGGGCCGGGCGAAGCGGCCACTCTCCTTTTGAGACGTCCAAAATTTATTGTGTTCCCACCCATTCTTTGGAACTGATTGAAGTTGCTGCTTTAAAAGAAGCGGTCAGGCAAAACGTTATTGAACCTCGTGAACCGCAGGTTTTGTGTTTCGATGTTTTAGTTCAGTTTTTAATGACTTTAGCGATCGGCGACGGATTTTATCCTGAAGAAACGTATGAAAGGATTAAACAAATTTATACTTTTCAGGAAATGACCGAAGACGAGTGGAAAAGTATTCTTGATTTTCTCACCATTGGCGGAAGTGCTTTAAAAAGTTATGAAGAATATCATAAAGTTGTTGTGATGGATGATGGCTTATTTAAAGTGACTTCACGAAGAATTGCCATGCTACACCGAATGAATATGGGTGCAATTGTAAGTGATGCCATGTTAAAGGTAAAATTTATTTCTGGCGGATACATAGGGATGGTCGAGGAATATTTTATCTCAAAATTAAAAAAAGAAGAAAAATTTATCTTAGCCGGGAGAGTTTTAGAAGTGGCGATGGTAAAAGATATGACGGTTTATGTTCGGTTGTCAAAAGGAAAGGCTTTGGCACCAAGTTATTTGGGCGGAAGATTGCCTTTAAGTTCAAATTTAGGGCATTTCTTGAGGGAAAAATTATCCGGAGCCTTGAATCCTAAGGCTTCTGAGAAAGAACTGAAATTTTTACACCCGTTATTGATTAATCAGGAAGAACGTTCACATATTCCGAAGGAAGATGAATTTTTGGTTGAATTGATTAAGAACCGTGAAGGATATCATTTATTCATGTATCCATTTGAAGGCCGTTTGGTGCATGAGGTAATGGCTGCTTTGATAGCTTACAGAATATCAAAACTAGCTCCGATTTCTTTTTCAATGGCAATGAATGATTATGGTTTTGAATTATTCAGTGATAAAGAAATTCCGTTAAATGAGGAAAACTTAAGTAAAATTTTAACTAGAGAAAATTTAATGGTTGATGTAATTTCAAGCATCAATTCTGCGGAAATGGCGAGAAGAAAATTTCGTGATATTGCCGTAATTTCAGGCATGGTCATTCAGAATTTCCCGGGACAGCAGCGTTCAAATAAAGCATTGCAAAGTTCTGCCGGTCTGATTTTTAAAGTGTTGGAAGATTACGATCCCAATCATTTTTTGGTACGACAAGCTTATACGGAAGTTTTTAACATGCAATTGCAGGAACAAAGACTTGTTGAGGCTTTTAAAAGAATAGAAAAATCAAAAATTATTTTGAAATTTGCCAATACTTTCACTCCTCTGAGTTTTCCTATAAAAGTAGATAGTTTGCGACAAACGTTGACAAGTGAGAATCTTGATGCAAGAATTAAACGATTGGTTGACCAGGCAAAAAAAGTACGGTGA
- the pdeM gene encoding ligase-associated DNA damage response endonuclease PdeM, producing the protein MNLATKNIHIKNEIFTLTNQRAVFWEKEKALILSDLHVGKTAHFRKNGIALANHIMKNDLERLSILIEYFQPEKFIVVGDLLHAGNNSDVDEFCTWKNQYSSIKFYLVEGNHDRINKTLEEKLCLNFKEDRLELSDIIFLHDFDRSVDNFQITGHIHPGIVLNSAVKNIRLACFVHTQNQLLLPAFSEFTGLDTKNLPKGGRFYVFTDSEIHEV; encoded by the coding sequence ATGAATTTAGCTACAAAAAATATACACATTAAAAACGAAATTTTCACTTTGACCAATCAGCGTGCTGTATTTTGGGAAAAAGAAAAAGCATTAATTTTATCTGATCTTCATGTCGGCAAAACAGCCCATTTCCGGAAAAATGGAATTGCTTTGGCAAATCATATTATGAAGAATGATTTGGAGCGATTATCAATTTTAATAGAATATTTTCAACCTGAAAAATTTATTGTTGTCGGCGATCTTTTGCATGCCGGAAATAATTCTGACGTAGATGAATTTTGTACATGGAAAAATCAATATTCAAGTATAAAGTTTTATCTTGTTGAAGGGAATCATGACCGGATTAATAAAACTTTGGAAGAGAAATTGTGTTTAAATTTTAAAGAAGATAGATTAGAATTAAGCGATATTATTTTCCTGCATGATTTTGATAGATCAGTTGATAATTTTCAGATTACAGGTCATATTCATCCCGGAATTGTTCTGAATTCTGCCGTGAAAAATATAAGGCTTGCTTGCTTTGTCCATACCCAAAATCAATTATTACTTCCTGCGTTCAGCGAGTTTACCGGTTTGGATACAAAAAATCTTCCAAAAGGCGGAAGATTCTATGTGTTTACGGATTCTGAAATTCATGAGGTTTAG
- a CDS encoding GNAT family N-acetyltransferase produces MTSIIINKASFEDLETIQNLGIQTFSETFGESNSEEAMKKYLEESFNIEKIKAELNNPHSFFFIAWEENDAVGYLKLNSGKAQTELHDETSLEIERIYVKKSHHGKKVGQLLYEQALETAQQQNKAYLWLGVWEENLRAVNFYRKNGFVEFDKHIFRLGDEEQTDLMMKKILE; encoded by the coding sequence ATGACATCAATAATCATTAATAAAGCTTCTTTTGAAGATCTTGAAACTATACAAAATCTTGGAATACAAACCTTTTCTGAAACTTTTGGAGAAAGTAACTCGGAAGAAGCCATGAAAAAATATCTTGAAGAAAGCTTTAACATTGAAAAAATTAAGGCAGAACTAAACAATCCTCATTCATTTTTCTTTATCGCATGGGAAGAAAATGATGCTGTAGGATATTTAAAATTGAATTCCGGTAAGGCGCAAACAGAATTACACGACGAAACGTCTTTGGAGATTGAGCGTATTTATGTCAAAAAAAGTCATCACGGTAAAAAAGTGGGACAATTATTATATGAGCAAGCCTTGGAAACCGCTCAACAACAGAATAAAGCATATCTTTGGTTAGGTGTTTGGGAAGAAAACCTAAGAGCTGTAAATTTCTACAGGAAAAATGGTTTTGTTGAATTTGACAAGCACATTTTCAGACTTGGAGATGAAGAACAAACTGATCTGATGATGAAAAAAATTCTGGAATAA
- a CDS encoding S41 family peptidase, with the protein MKKLLVGISLLYSSITFAQKDDKAAILSDITKKIEQYYIDKDTYKKVDSLFQIESKKGSFNQLTQKEFAALLTERLRTVIKDKHFFVKYLENYTPEKQGNEKESEKLNNFHNSLENFGFEQVQRLEGNIGYINFKGFAEPKSSTKALESAMNFVANTNSLIIDLRENGGGDNGMLLLFCSYFFNNKTDLYTTYSRYNNKTELNNTQSKVSGDKYLNKKVYILTSNKTFSAGEAFAYFLQQYKLAEIIGEKTGGAANPVEHFIIDNQYLLLVPSGKITSLVSHTNWEHIGVIPDREIKVENALKAAHTEALRNILTTDTKTELSIPEIKNLINKLEQ; encoded by the coding sequence ATGAAAAAATTATTAGTTGGAATTTCCCTTTTATATTCTTCAATCACTTTTGCACAGAAAGATGATAAAGCAGCCATACTTTCTGATATTACCAAAAAGATAGAGCAATATTATATTGATAAAGATACCTATAAGAAAGTAGATTCTTTATTTCAAATTGAATCTAAAAAAGGATCTTTTAATCAATTAACTCAAAAAGAATTTGCAGCATTGCTTACTGAAAGATTGAGAACTGTTATTAAAGACAAACATTTCTTTGTTAAATATCTCGAAAATTATACTCCCGAAAAACAAGGAAATGAAAAAGAAAGTGAGAAATTAAACAATTTCCATAACAGTCTCGAAAATTTCGGATTTGAGCAGGTTCAAAGATTGGAAGGAAATATTGGCTATATCAATTTCAAAGGTTTTGCAGAACCAAAATCAAGTACAAAAGCATTAGAATCTGCAATGAACTTCGTTGCCAATACCAATTCTCTGATCATTGATCTCAGGGAAAATGGAGGTGGAGATAATGGTATGCTTCTGTTGTTCTGCAGCTATTTTTTCAATAACAAAACCGATCTGTACACCACCTATTCCAGATATAACAACAAAACCGAATTAAACAACACCCAATCAAAGGTTTCCGGGGATAAATACCTGAATAAAAAGGTATATATTTTAACCAGCAATAAAACATTTTCTGCAGGAGAGGCATTTGCTTACTTTTTACAGCAATATAAATTAGCTGAAATTATTGGTGAGAAAACAGGAGGTGCCGCCAACCCTGTAGAGCATTTCATTATTGACAACCAGTACCTGCTTCTTGTTCCGTCGGGTAAAATTACATCATTGGTAAGTCACACCAATTGGGAACATATCGGCGTAATTCCTGATCGCGAAATAAAAGTTGAGAATGCTTTAAAAGCTGCTCACACCGAAGCCTTAAGAAATATTTTAACAACAGACACAAAAACAGAATTAAGTATACCCGAAATAAAAAATCTTATTAATAAATTAGAGCAATAA